In the genome of Priestia filamentosa, the window ACTTGCATGTATTAGGCACGCCGCCAGCGTTCGTCCTGAGCCAGGATCAAACTCTCCATAGAAAGTTTGGTTTCATCTTTCGATGTCCATAGCTTGTTGTTTCTTATAAGAAACGTTGTTTTAAAAATAGAATTAACGTTGACGTATTTTGTTCAGTTTTCAAAGGTCAATCTTTTCATTTGTCGTTAACAGCGACTTTTACATCTTATCACTTCTTCCGAAGTGTGTCAACAACTTTTTCGAAATATTTTTTTACTCAATTTCCGTTTTGTGCTACCGTAGCAGCGACAAGTAATACTATACCAAGATAAAAAAGAATCGTCAACAGTTATTTTCATTTTTTTTTATTTTTTTAGAAATAAGGGAGGGTCTCCTTGCTGAATGCTAGAAGACCCTATCTATATTATCTTGTTGTATAGTATCTGTGATATATATTTTTCCCTTTTGTTTCTTCTTCATAAATAAAGACAAGCTCTTTCTCAACAAGAAAATCTAACACAATTCCTAAGTCAATACTATAAGGCCCTATCTCTTCCTCTGTCATAAGCTGCTGAAATGTCCACGGTTCCTGTTTTTGCTTCATGACGGATAAAAGATGTTTTGAGCCTAAATCAATGCGCTGATTTAATAAAAACTCACTCGCTAAGAAAAGCAGTTCAAGACGTTTTTCAATTCCCTCTTTGCTTTCTACAAGCTCCTCGTACAATTTATAAACCTCAGGCTCAAGTTTCTTCACTTGACTCCATACCGTTACTTCTGGATGAAATCCATGCTCTAAAACTGAAAGACGAGCTAAATGATGTAAAGCGTGAACCATATGATTAAAGGAATCTAAATGATTACCGCTTGTAAAAAACGCTTTTCCTTCTATAAACCGACGAATAAGCTTCGCGAACTCAATTCCTATTTTCTTATAGCGGTCATAGTAAGGAAATTCATCAAGCTGCTTTTTTAAAGTTTCTAAGTACTCATTTCGATCAAAAAGGATTTGCCCATTAAAGATCCAGTCTACAACTCGACGATTGCTGCCGTTTGTTAACCAATCATAAAGCTGTTCCTCTGTTACGGTATAAAGGGCAGCAGTTGTATCGTGACGATGATAGTGTTTAATAAAAAGCGGAACTTCAGCTTTTTTAACAATTACAACGAGTAATGCATCTTGATTATCTGTGACAGGTAAACTTGACTTACTCTTTTCAATAAGCAAAACCCCTAATGTATCACGATTACTTGCTCTTTCCTGATAAATTGGGCGCAGTATATCTTCCATATCATAATTCCTCCAACATTTAAATTCCGTTTCACTTTGAAGGGAACTTCGGTATTCTTCTTCTTTCGACAGCCATTGTCGAAATCCTCTTCTATTAGGCGATAATTCATGAGAAAAATGTGCCATTTCCTATGGTATGATAAGAAAAAGGGAGGGCTTTCATGGCTACTAAATATTCGAGTAAAATTAATAAAATTCGCACTTTCGCTTTAAGTCTTGTGTTTATTGGTTTTATTGTTATGTATGTGGGGATTTTTTTTAGAGAATCAATGCTATTAATGACCCTTTTTATGCTCCTTGGTCTTTTATGTATTATTGGCAGCACTGTTGTTTATTTTTGGATTGGGATGCTTTCTACTAAAGCCGTCCAAGTTGTATGCCCTGAATGCAAAAAGTATACAAAAGTATTAGGGCGTGTAGACATGTGTATGTATTGTAGAGAGCCTCTTACACTTGATCCTTCCCTAGAAGGAAAAGAATTCAATGAGAAATATAATAGAAAGAAAAAAGAAAGCTGATCATGTCGTACGATCAGCTTTCGACTGTTTTTTTATCTTTTGCACATTCTGGACATGTTCCATATATCTCTAAACGATGATGACTAACTTCAAAGTTCGTAATATGCGCAGCAAGTGCTTCTACTTCATTCAAAGCTGGATAATGAAAATCAACAATTTTCCCACAATCATTACAAATAACATGATAATGCTGAGTTGTTACGTAATCAAATCGACTTGAAGAGTCGCCGTATGTTAATTCTTTAACGATTCCTGCTTCACGAAAAACGCGGAGATTGTTATAAACCGTTGCAACACTCATATTAGGAAACTTACCTTCTAATGCTTTGTAAATTTCATCTGCAGTAGGGTGAGACATAGAATTAATTAGGTACTCTAAAATCGCATGACGTTGCGGTGTAATCCGAACCCCAGTACCCTTAAGTACATCCAAAGCCTCTTTTAAATCGTCTGTTGTTGCCACCGCCATGCACCTCTCTTCTAAAAAAATTCTTACTTTATAATGTTTATAATTAGTGTACATCTGCT includes:
- a CDS encoding nucleotidyltransferase-like protein — encoded protein: MEDILRPIYQERASNRDTLGVLLIEKSKSSLPVTDNQDALLVVIVKKAEVPLFIKHYHRHDTTAALYTVTEEQLYDWLTNGSNRRVVDWIFNGQILFDRNEYLETLKKQLDEFPYYDRYKKIGIEFAKLIRRFIEGKAFFTSGNHLDSFNHMVHALHHLARLSVLEHGFHPEVTVWSQVKKLEPEVYKLYEELVESKEGIEKRLELLFLASEFLLNQRIDLGSKHLLSVMKQKQEPWTFQQLMTEEEIGPYSIDLGIVLDFLVEKELVFIYEEETKGKNIYHRYYTTR
- a CDS encoding YgzB family protein, with translation MATKYSSKINKIRTFALSLVFIGFIVMYVGIFFRESMLLMTLFMLLGLLCIIGSTVVYFWIGMLSTKAVQVVCPECKKYTKVLGRVDMCMYCREPLTLDPSLEGKEFNEKYNRKKKES
- the perR gene encoding peroxide-responsive transcriptional repressor PerR, which encodes MAVATTDDLKEALDVLKGTGVRITPQRHAILEYLINSMSHPTADEIYKALEGKFPNMSVATVYNNLRVFREAGIVKELTYGDSSSRFDYVTTQHYHVICNDCGKIVDFHYPALNEVEALAAHITNFEVSHHRLEIYGTCPECAKDKKTVES